One segment of Pontibacter akesuensis DNA contains the following:
- a CDS encoding SDR family oxidoreductase: MAENLNNPLSSLFSLEGKVALVTGGYGHLGTAISEGLAEAGATVFVLGRSEEKFSKAFEERAQLRFQYCDISDTQSIKSAFAAAQAAAGKLDVLVNSAVYSKGQAPENLTDEEWSSGIDGNLNSVYRCIREIIPYLKYKGGRIINVSSMYGMVSPDFHIYKDSPAFLNPPHYGAAKAGVLQLTRYFACYLGKYGITVNTVTPGPFPGEAVQQDEPFMQHLKHKNPLGRIGKPDELKGAFVYLASDASSFMTGQNMVIDGGWTAW; encoded by the coding sequence ATGGCCGAAAACCTGAACAATCCACTAAGCTCCCTCTTCTCACTTGAAGGCAAAGTAGCACTGGTGACAGGCGGTTACGGCCATTTGGGAACTGCCATTTCGGAAGGATTGGCAGAGGCCGGTGCCACTGTGTTTGTGCTGGGCAGAAGTGAGGAAAAGTTCTCGAAGGCTTTTGAGGAACGTGCACAGCTACGTTTCCAATACTGCGACATCTCCGACACGCAAAGTATAAAATCAGCCTTTGCCGCCGCGCAAGCAGCGGCAGGCAAACTGGACGTACTGGTAAACAGTGCGGTATACTCTAAAGGTCAGGCACCGGAGAATCTTACGGATGAGGAATGGAGCTCGGGAATCGATGGAAACCTAAACAGCGTGTACCGCTGCATTCGGGAAATTATCCCCTACTTAAAATACAAAGGCGGGCGGATCATCAACGTGTCGTCTATGTACGGTATGGTTTCGCCCGATTTTCATATCTACAAAGATAGTCCTGCTTTCCTGAACCCACCGCATTATGGCGCGGCCAAGGCGGGCGTGCTGCAACTCACCCGCTACTTCGCCTGTTACTTAGGCAAGTATGGCATTACTGTAAATACTGTAACACCAGGCCCTTTTCCGGGGGAAGCGGTGCAGCAGGATGAGCCGTTTATGCAGCATCTCAAACATAAAAACCCATTGGGCAGAATCGGAAAGCCGGATGAGTTGAAAGGCGCTTTCGTCTACCTGGCATCAGACGCTTCTTCTTTCATGACAGGGCAGAACATGGTGATAGACGGAGGCTGGACGGCATGGTAA
- a CDS encoding LamG-like jellyroll fold domain-containing protein, with product MSKLLPLLLLISILFAAKVKAQGPVNALSFDGNGYVHSSASNRGVTNQVTVEAWVKTTAMKYQWVAGKYDRYGAQRGYHLIIKDGKAAFAGRDGSGDYRNSGYSAANVSDGNWHHLAGVCDGRTWTIYVDGILQNSITTNYSQTSLTNTAPLAVGKYFLYDDEYYEGQIDEVRIWKKALTRDEIRQQMCSKLSSFPADLVAYFNFDASGTATVKDLSSQRLDGTLQQLNPTVAWVTSGAPIGDKSVYRYTDGRASQWDASFEMVTDRANFSVINVDPGVDGFHLYSIQSPPASTNGIGDAREVQEYYGLFKAGAPSKKYKVYFKQYGMDCGGLLYRRQDNTKTNWGQVADTTASLVMLYNTSANYGEYAGTGKAAPAVAISGPESMCAGTTANLSVQQNTGETVRWSTGESSANITVTTEGTYWVEVTTASGCTVRDEITIALTKEPTFSFPTEVPICNNEAAVLDATTEGATYRWSNGQTSPSIAVTAPGTYAVTISLNGCSYTRDIVASDDECPVIPNIITPNGDGKNDSFVLHGVAPNSMELAVFNRWGKVVYQSDKYSNEWGATGMAAGTYYYQLKSSRSGRVYKGWVEVVK from the coding sequence ATGAGCAAACTTTTACCACTCCTCCTCCTTATTTCCATTTTATTTGCTGCGAAGGTAAAAGCTCAGGGGCCAGTTAATGCTCTCAGCTTTGATGGGAACGGCTATGTTCACAGCAGCGCTTCAAATAGAGGGGTTACGAACCAAGTAACAGTAGAGGCTTGGGTTAAAACAACTGCAATGAAATACCAATGGGTTGCAGGAAAGTACGACAGGTATGGTGCACAGCGTGGCTATCACCTGATTATTAAAGATGGAAAAGCAGCCTTTGCCGGACGTGACGGTTCAGGAGATTATAGAAACTCCGGCTATTCTGCTGCAAATGTAAGCGATGGAAATTGGCACCATCTGGCAGGAGTTTGTGATGGTCGTACCTGGACGATATATGTGGATGGAATACTTCAAAACTCTATTACTACGAACTATAGCCAAACGAGCCTTACCAATACTGCTCCGTTGGCTGTTGGTAAATACTTCTTGTATGATGATGAATACTACGAGGGCCAAATCGATGAGGTCAGGATCTGGAAAAAGGCTTTAACAAGGGATGAAATCAGGCAGCAGATGTGCTCTAAACTCTCCTCATTCCCTGCAGACCTAGTAGCTTATTTCAATTTCGATGCTTCGGGCACGGCCACAGTTAAGGACCTAAGCAGCCAACGGCTAGATGGAACACTACAACAACTGAATCCAACAGTTGCCTGGGTTACCTCCGGTGCCCCTATTGGCGATAAAAGTGTTTACAGGTACACAGACGGGAGAGCATCACAGTGGGATGCTTCCTTTGAAATGGTTACAGACCGTGCTAACTTCTCTGTCATCAATGTCGATCCAGGTGTAGATGGCTTTCACCTGTATTCCATCCAGTCTCCGCCTGCTTCAACCAACGGCATAGGTGATGCCCGGGAGGTACAGGAGTATTATGGTTTATTTAAAGCGGGTGCCCCTTCAAAAAAGTACAAGGTATACTTTAAGCAGTATGGCATGGACTGTGGCGGCTTGCTTTACCGCAGACAAGATAACACGAAGACGAACTGGGGCCAGGTGGCAGACACGACCGCCTCACTCGTTATGCTCTACAACACTTCGGCTAACTATGGAGAGTATGCTGGAACGGGCAAAGCAGCACCCGCGGTGGCTATAAGCGGACCTGAAAGCATGTGTGCCGGTACTACCGCAAATTTAAGTGTACAGCAAAACACAGGCGAAACAGTTCGTTGGAGTACAGGAGAATCATCCGCTAACATCACAGTAACAACAGAAGGTACATATTGGGTTGAGGTAACAACTGCTTCGGGATGCACCGTCAGGGATGAAATCACTATAGCTCTCACGAAGGAACCTACTTTTTCTTTTCCAACAGAAGTGCCCATCTGTAACAACGAGGCAGCCGTGCTGGATGCGACAACAGAAGGCGCTACCTATAGGTGGAGCAACGGCCAAACTAGCCCAAGTATAGCTGTAACTGCTCCAGGAACTTACGCGGTAACCATAAGCCTGAATGGCTGTAGCTATACAAGAGATATAGTTGCCTCAGACGACGAATGCCCGGTTATCCCGAACATTATTACGCCCAATGGCGACGGTAAAAACGATAGCTTCGTCTTGCATGGAGTAGCTCCCAACAGCATGGAATTAGCTGTATTTAACCGCTGGGGAAAGGTCGTTTACCAATCAGACAAGTACAGCAATGAGTGGGGTGCAACGGGTATGGCAGCTGGAACCTATTATTACCAACTCAAAAGCAGCCGTTCGGGTAGAGTTTATAAAGGTTGGGTTGAGGTGGTGAAGTAG
- a CDS encoding glycosyltransferase family protein — translation MKKWFALYSDILYLHFSEHFLQLPESAKNAYSPKNPLLRLLRMAGYTFLRLLGNVFKGVEHPTRLKGKVWLYVVSQNNYDSLHFLQQALPDAVAVAGQSKQIGKYNAVVERISLRRKLLYYYRFLPLFYHFLKSRKQATLRFYDVLYDAVGFYEIYHRKLQQYKPLAVVFANDHNADARAMLLAAKGLGIKTIYLQHASVSTLFPPLSFDLNLLEGQDSLNKYRQCGPIWGKVELVGMPKADKYIPFRNNSRHIRTIGIGCNIIDELSEIEILLRLLDLELPEVSILLRPHPREKRRFNSLKNISDRISLSDSRNVSAFEYLQQIDVQISATSGIHLEAVLLNVWSIYYDFSPTQNVDDYYGFIQNGLVDEVHTSEQLIKLIRTHLRAKPDVVERAQYYSATVATANDGRSSALALQHIDRFVNP, via the coding sequence ATGAAAAAGTGGTTTGCCCTTTACAGCGATATTCTGTACCTGCACTTTTCGGAGCACTTTCTTCAGCTTCCGGAAAGTGCAAAAAATGCCTATTCCCCTAAAAACCCCTTGTTGCGCCTGCTGCGTATGGCCGGTTATACGTTCCTGCGCCTGCTAGGCAACGTGTTCAAAGGAGTAGAACACCCCACAAGGTTAAAAGGCAAGGTATGGCTGTATGTGGTGAGCCAGAACAATTACGACAGCCTCCATTTTCTGCAGCAAGCTTTGCCTGATGCCGTGGCTGTAGCAGGCCAAAGCAAGCAGATAGGCAAGTATAACGCTGTGGTAGAACGAATTTCACTGCGGCGGAAGCTGCTTTACTATTACAGGTTCCTGCCGCTCTTTTACCACTTTCTGAAAAGCAGGAAGCAAGCTACACTTCGTTTTTATGACGTTCTTTACGATGCCGTGGGCTTTTACGAAATATACCACCGCAAGCTGCAACAGTACAAGCCTTTGGCAGTTGTGTTTGCAAATGATCATAACGCCGACGCCCGCGCTATGCTGCTTGCAGCGAAAGGGTTAGGCATCAAAACAATTTATCTTCAGCATGCCAGCGTCAGTACGCTGTTCCCGCCGCTTTCCTTCGACCTGAATTTGCTAGAGGGACAGGACTCGCTGAACAAGTACAGGCAGTGCGGACCAATTTGGGGCAAAGTGGAACTGGTAGGTATGCCCAAAGCCGACAAATACATTCCATTCCGAAATAACAGCAGGCATATCCGCACCATTGGAATTGGCTGTAACATCATCGATGAGCTTTCGGAAATCGAAATATTACTTCGCTTACTTGACTTAGAACTGCCTGAAGTAAGTATACTTCTTCGCCCCCACCCTCGCGAAAAGCGGCGTTTCAATTCTCTTAAAAACATAAGTGACCGCATCAGTCTTTCTGACAGTCGTAATGTATCGGCTTTTGAATACCTGCAGCAAATTGATGTGCAAATCAGTGCCACTTCCGGCATTCATCTGGAGGCGGTGTTGCTCAATGTTTGGTCGATTTACTATGATTTTAGTCCTACACAAAATGTTGATGATTACTATGGCTTTATCCAGAACGGGCTGGTAGATGAAGTACATACCTCAGAGCAGCTAATTAAATTGATTCGAACGCATCTGCGTGCAAAACCGGATGTTGTGGAGAGGGCTCAGTATTATAGCGCAACCGTTGCCACAGCGAATGATGGCAGGAGCAGCGCCCTGGCTTTACAGCACATTGACAGGTTTGTGAATCCATAG
- a CDS encoding GNAT family N-acetyltransferase: MRTYETDRIFLRKIRVEDINERFMNWFEDEELMKFYTNSKKTITKEVLLQNIEQGEVNHNSFTYGIFYKDSGDCIGTIKVGPINFNHKISDLVVLLGDKSYHGKGLAVEAIELGNKLAFEEHDIRKLFGGMYASNLSSIKAYTRAGWIIEGRLKGHYLVEGKAEDRILVGCFNPKCFTNAEIDDARYQDTK, translated from the coding sequence ATGAGAACCTACGAGACTGACCGTATTTTCCTCCGAAAGATTCGGGTAGAGGACATTAATGAGCGCTTTATGAATTGGTTTGAAGATGAGGAGTTGATGAAGTTTTATACTAACTCCAAAAAGACAATAACCAAGGAGGTGCTGCTACAAAACATAGAGCAGGGCGAGGTTAATCATAACAGCTTTACTTACGGCATTTTCTACAAAGATTCCGGAGACTGCATCGGCACGATAAAAGTTGGCCCAATCAACTTCAACCATAAAATATCTGATTTGGTGGTGTTGTTGGGCGATAAGAGCTACCACGGCAAAGGATTGGCGGTTGAAGCCATCGAGCTAGGAAATAAGTTGGCATTTGAGGAACATGATATCCGGAAGCTATTTGGGGGCATGTATGCGTCAAATCTATCATCCATCAAAGCTTATACTCGTGCTGGTTGGATAATAGAAGGCCGCTTAAAAGGCCATTATTTGGTGGAGGGCAAAGCTGAAGATAGAATTTTAGTAGGCTGCTTTAACCCAAAGTGTTTTACAAATGCGGAAATTGATGATGCAAGATATCAAGATACAAAATAG
- a CDS encoding lipopolysaccharide biosynthesis protein produces MSRTLQREGIWNTVISYGGILVGYVNTILLFPNILDESQVGLTRLLLSISVMYAQFSALGFGNMSVRYFPYFRDKVNRHNGFLFLLLAVPLLGFILSTAIFLLFKPAVVEYYIENSPLIIDYFYYLIPLALFTLLFNMLTAYLRSLYKTIVSSFVQDFLLRILTTILISIYALDVMDFQTFVLLYIAVNSAGALALVVYLLWLKQLFLRPSLAVLRVIPIREVFYYGFFTFLGNVSTTIITTVDQVMISSYSLAANGIYTTAFFMTSAILVPGKSILKIAYPQVAEFWKDRDMGGMKKLYQNVTMINLIVGLLLFIGIWANIDNLYDFMPESYRSGKYVVLFLAMARLVDLATSLNGAILGTSDKYKWDLGFNVVLAGLTVWTNWYFIPRYGIEGAAFASMLSLVTMNLARLFFVQAVFKIQPFTWHALGIIAIAGAALGASYLLPYMGNVYLDMLVRSLVLTAVYALLALNLNIYPEMNAWLRKVIYGVTGWRL; encoded by the coding sequence ATGAGTAGGACATTACAGCGCGAAGGCATCTGGAACACGGTTATTTCCTATGGCGGCATTCTGGTTGGATACGTCAACACTATTCTGCTTTTCCCCAACATCCTGGATGAGTCGCAGGTGGGCCTGACGCGGCTATTGCTGTCCATTTCAGTGATGTATGCGCAGTTCTCGGCACTGGGTTTCGGAAACATGAGCGTGCGGTACTTCCCCTATTTCCGCGACAAGGTTAACCGGCACAACGGCTTTCTGTTCCTGCTGCTGGCGGTGCCCCTGCTAGGCTTTATTCTCAGTACCGCCATTTTCCTGCTGTTTAAGCCTGCCGTGGTCGAGTATTATATCGAAAACTCGCCGCTCATCATCGATTACTTTTATTACCTGATTCCGCTGGCGCTGTTCACGTTGCTGTTCAACATGCTCACGGCCTACCTGCGGTCGCTTTACAAAACCATTGTATCCTCCTTTGTGCAGGACTTCCTGCTGCGCATCCTCACAACTATCCTTATAAGTATATACGCACTGGATGTGATGGATTTCCAGACGTTCGTGCTGCTGTACATTGCCGTTAACTCGGCTGGCGCGCTGGCCTTGGTGGTATACTTGCTGTGGCTGAAGCAGCTTTTTTTAAGGCCTTCCCTGGCGGTGCTGCGCGTCATTCCCATCCGGGAGGTGTTTTACTACGGCTTCTTCACGTTTCTGGGTAACGTTTCCACCACCATCATTACCACGGTAGACCAGGTGATGATCTCCTCCTACAGCTTGGCTGCGAACGGTATCTATACCACCGCTTTCTTTATGACGAGTGCCATACTTGTACCAGGCAAGTCCATCCTGAAGATAGCGTACCCGCAGGTGGCCGAGTTCTGGAAAGACCGCGACATGGGCGGCATGAAAAAACTTTACCAAAACGTAACCATGATTAACCTGATCGTGGGGCTGCTGCTCTTTATCGGCATCTGGGCGAACATTGATAACCTCTATGATTTTATGCCTGAAAGCTACCGCAGCGGCAAGTATGTGGTCCTGTTTCTGGCTATGGCCCGGCTTGTAGACCTGGCCACCAGCCTGAACGGCGCCATACTGGGCACCTCCGACAAGTATAAATGGGATCTGGGGTTCAACGTGGTGCTGGCGGGGCTAACCGTCTGGACGAACTGGTATTTTATTCCGCGCTACGGCATTGAGGGAGCCGCTTTCGCCTCCATGCTCTCGCTGGTGACCATGAACCTGGCGCGGTTGTTTTTTGTGCAGGCTGTTTTCAAGATACAACCCTTCACCTGGCACGCCCTGGGGATCATCGCCATTGCTGGCGCAGCCTTAGGCGCCTCCTACCTCCTGCCCTACATGGGCAACGTGTACCTCGACATGCTGGTCCGCTCGCTTGTGCTAACGGCTGTTTATGCGTTGCTGGCCCTCAACCTGAACATTTACCCGGAGATGAACGCATGGCTGCGCAAAGTGATCTACGGCGTAACCGGTTGGCGCTTGTAG
- a CDS encoding aldo/keto reductase encodes MIITKENNNSRLILGTAQFGLPYGISNSRGQIQAGEVAAILVAAAKAGITTLDTAAAYGNSENILASTFGSVNETFQIISKCPPNKPELTIKHAFNESAQRLQVPKLYGYLLHSYASYTSNKKIIQELQELKADGLVEKIGISLYHPEEAEELIKDGAAIDIVQFPYSVFDRRFEKVLPHLRQQGIETHVRSVYLQGLYFMSAENFNGSLKAAGPKIEQLQQLARSSSVPLPALLLGFALANPHISKVVIGVESLQTLKENITYSDIKIPPKLLEALQQFKEEDQNIILPYLWPKT; translated from the coding sequence GTGATTATAACAAAAGAGAATAACAACAGCCGGCTTATACTTGGCACCGCCCAATTCGGCTTGCCCTATGGCATCAGTAACAGCCGAGGACAGATTCAGGCAGGTGAAGTTGCAGCCATACTTGTTGCTGCTGCAAAAGCAGGAATCACTACCTTAGATACGGCAGCAGCTTATGGCAACAGCGAAAACATTCTGGCAAGCACTTTTGGAAGTGTAAATGAAACCTTCCAAATCATTTCCAAATGTCCTCCCAATAAACCAGAGCTAACTATAAAGCATGCATTCAATGAGTCAGCCCAGAGACTCCAGGTTCCGAAACTTTATGGTTATTTGCTGCATAGTTACGCCAGTTATACTTCAAATAAAAAAATTATACAGGAGCTGCAGGAGCTGAAAGCGGATGGCCTGGTGGAGAAGATCGGCATTTCGCTTTACCACCCGGAGGAAGCAGAGGAATTGATCAAAGACGGAGCAGCAATAGACATTGTGCAGTTTCCGTACAGCGTCTTCGACCGCCGCTTTGAAAAGGTGCTGCCGCATCTCCGTCAGCAGGGCATTGAAACGCATGTGCGCTCAGTATACCTGCAAGGTCTATATTTCATGTCGGCAGAAAACTTTAACGGCTCTTTGAAGGCAGCCGGACCTAAAATTGAGCAACTGCAGCAACTAGCTAGGTCAAGCAGTGTTCCTTTGCCGGCGCTTCTGTTGGGATTTGCGCTAGCAAATCCGCATATTAGCAAGGTGGTGATTGGCGTGGAAAGCCTACAGACGCTTAAAGAGAATATCACCTACAGTGATATCAAAATACCGCCGAAATTACTGGAAGCACTGCAGCAGTTTAAAGAAGAAGACCAGAACATCATACTCCCCTACCTATGGCCGAAAACCTGA
- the pseG gene encoding UDP-2,4-diacetamido-2,4,6-trideoxy-beta-L-altropyranose hydrolase has protein sequence MHKQKRIIFRADGNSRIGLGHVMRSLALAAILRKDFECIFAIQAPAIELQALIRSVCHGLINLPLCPPTEERYPHELNAYISPEEIVVLDGYTFNTTYQKSIKTKGATIVSIDDIHAYHFVADVVISHVVGLKREQFSVEKYTNFYLGAEYALLRSEFLTAASQAVEPATDSKAVFICLGGADPENHTLQVLRQCAGKAPDLKYFVVVGAANRNKHSITAFASSAALDIHLLENLNAGQMLHYMQQAATAITSASTVGYEYLCTHGILYLLQTADNQAEVYTYLLEQRIALPFTKFGENIATEEKADLIRNGSMLFDGQQAQRLLNIFKNLAHHENLRD, from the coding sequence ATGCATAAGCAAAAGCGAATTATATTTCGGGCTGATGGCAACAGCAGGATTGGTTTGGGCCATGTGATGCGCTCGCTGGCACTTGCTGCCATACTTCGGAAGGACTTTGAGTGCATTTTTGCCATACAGGCACCGGCAATAGAGCTGCAGGCGCTGATCAGAAGCGTCTGCCACGGCCTCATCAACCTACCCCTCTGCCCCCCCACCGAAGAACGGTACCCCCACGAACTCAATGCCTACATCTCCCCGGAAGAAATAGTGGTGCTGGATGGCTATACTTTCAATACAACTTACCAGAAAAGTATAAAAACCAAGGGAGCAACAATTGTCAGCATTGATGATATCCATGCCTACCATTTTGTGGCAGATGTGGTGATAAGTCACGTAGTTGGGTTGAAAAGAGAGCAATTCTCGGTAGAAAAGTACACCAATTTCTATTTGGGTGCCGAGTATGCTTTGCTCCGAAGTGAGTTTCTGACTGCCGCCAGCCAAGCAGTAGAACCGGCAACAGATTCGAAAGCTGTGTTTATTTGCCTGGGAGGAGCCGATCCTGAAAATCATACCTTGCAGGTACTGCGCCAATGTGCAGGCAAAGCCCCTGATCTAAAGTATTTTGTAGTAGTTGGTGCCGCGAATAGAAACAAGCATAGTATCACTGCATTTGCTTCTTCTGCCGCACTGGACATACATTTGCTGGAGAACCTGAATGCGGGTCAGATGCTGCACTACATGCAGCAGGCAGCTACGGCCATTACCTCGGCCAGTACTGTAGGCTATGAGTACCTTTGCACGCATGGCATTTTATACTTGCTGCAAACGGCCGATAATCAGGCCGAAGTATATACATACCTGCTGGAGCAAAGAATAGCCCTTCCTTTTACTAAATTTGGGGAAAATATAGCCACCGAAGAAAAAGCAGATTTAATACGCAACGGAAGCATGCTTTTCGATGGACAGCAAGCCCAGCGACTTCTGAACATATTTAAAAACCTGGCACACCATGAGAACCTACGAGACTGA
- the pseI gene encoding pseudaminic acid synthase: MMQDIKIQNRVIGLVHKPFIIAEMSGNHNQSLERALAIVDAAAAAGADAIKLQTYTADTMTLRGAITIEDDNSLWQGRELYDLYEEAYTPWEWHQPIFERAKAHGLIAFSSPFDETAVDFLEELNVPAYKIASFENTDHPLLRKVAATRKPVIMSTGAATVQEVAEGVQVLYEAGCKDLILLKCTSTYPATPENTNLLTIPHMRELYNLQIGLSDHTMGIGASVAAVALGATVIEKHFTLRRADGGVDSAFSLEPEELKALVVESERAKLALGHVQYGVQRAEEKSRLFKRSVYAAKDIAAGEELTKENIRVIRPGMGLAPKHYEEVLGRKAKQAIPKGTPLNWGLV, translated from the coding sequence ATGATGCAAGATATCAAGATACAAAATAGAGTAATAGGTCTGGTCCACAAGCCTTTCATCATTGCCGAAATGTCCGGCAACCACAACCAGTCCCTGGAGCGTGCCCTGGCCATTGTGGATGCCGCTGCTGCTGCTGGTGCGGATGCCATCAAGCTGCAAACTTACACGGCCGACACCATGACCTTGCGCGGTGCTATCACGATCGAAGATGACAACTCACTGTGGCAAGGGCGCGAGCTGTACGATTTGTACGAGGAGGCCTACACGCCTTGGGAATGGCACCAGCCTATTTTTGAGCGGGCAAAAGCACACGGCCTCATCGCCTTCTCCTCTCCTTTTGATGAAACAGCGGTGGATTTTCTGGAGGAACTGAATGTCCCGGCTTATAAGATAGCTTCCTTTGAAAATACCGACCACCCGCTGCTGCGAAAGGTAGCGGCCACAAGAAAACCAGTGATCATGAGCACGGGTGCCGCCACGGTACAGGAAGTGGCCGAGGGCGTGCAGGTGCTGTATGAGGCAGGTTGCAAGGACCTGATTCTGCTGAAATGCACCTCTACTTACCCGGCCACACCGGAGAACACGAACTTGCTCACCATTCCGCACATGCGCGAGCTTTACAACCTGCAGATCGGCCTTTCGGACCATACCATGGGAATTGGCGCATCGGTGGCGGCAGTGGCTCTTGGCGCCACTGTTATTGAAAAGCATTTTACCCTACGCAGGGCCGATGGCGGCGTGGATTCTGCTTTCTCGCTGGAGCCGGAAGAGTTAAAAGCGCTGGTAGTGGAGTCTGAGAGGGCAAAGCTGGCACTGGGTCATGTGCAGTACGGCGTGCAGCGGGCCGAGGAAAAAAGTCGCCTGTTCAAGCGCTCTGTTTATGCAGCCAAAGATATTGCAGCCGGAGAGGAACTGACAAAAGAAAATATTCGCGTTATTCGCCCCGGCATGGGCCTTGCCCCAAAGCATTACGAGGAAGTGTTGGGCCGAAAAGCCAAGCAGGCTATACCCAAAGGCACACCACTCAACTGGGGCCTGGTGTAA
- a CDS encoding cytidylyltransferase domain-containing protein: MVKVGAIIQARLGSERLPNKALLPLPFGGGPSLLQHVVNRAKAASSEYHVIVATSATAADDQIQQLCEQEQIHCFRASLDDVLARFSDAAEKYKLDVVIRLTGDNPFIFPKKIELAVTEHLKSGAAYTLTEGLPLGTNLEVISASALLQAAAEATEPDDREHVTPYIRRTESFRKHTIHFESDLKALRLTVDYPSDYALASMLYEKLSVTDPNFGLDQLEQLLRDHPWLLHVNSQNTQRMAFASEKEELAEARKVLQQRGFTRVLKYIKEKNA; this comes from the coding sequence ATGGTAAAAGTAGGCGCCATCATACAGGCACGCCTTGGCTCTGAGCGGCTCCCGAACAAGGCACTGCTTCCGCTGCCCTTCGGCGGTGGGCCCAGCTTGTTGCAGCATGTGGTGAACAGAGCAAAAGCCGCATCCAGCGAATACCATGTAATTGTGGCCACGTCTGCCACTGCGGCAGATGATCAGATTCAGCAGTTGTGTGAACAGGAGCAAATACACTGCTTCAGGGCATCACTGGATGATGTACTGGCTAGATTCTCCGATGCTGCTGAAAAGTATAAACTGGACGTGGTGATCAGGCTTACGGGTGACAATCCCTTCATTTTCCCGAAAAAGATTGAGTTGGCTGTTACCGAACACTTAAAATCAGGTGCCGCCTATACCTTAACAGAGGGATTGCCATTAGGCACCAACCTGGAGGTGATTTCAGCCTCTGCGTTGCTGCAGGCGGCCGCTGAAGCAACAGAACCAGATGACCGGGAGCACGTCACACCGTATATCCGCAGGACAGAAAGCTTTAGAAAGCATACAATACATTTTGAATCTGATCTTAAAGCGCTGCGCCTGACGGTGGATTACCCGTCTGACTATGCTCTGGCATCGATGCTGTACGAAAAGCTTTCCGTTACAGATCCAAATTTTGGACTCGACCAGTTAGAGCAACTGCTGCGGGATCACCCTTGGTTGCTGCACGTAAACAGTCAGAACACGCAGCGCATGGCCTTTGCATCAGAAAAAGAAGAGCTGGCGGAGGCAAGGAAAGTACTGCAACAAAGAGGCTTCACCAGAGTGCTAAAATACATTAAAGAAAAAAATGCATAA